The following is a genomic window from Bacillus sp. V2I10.
TGGCTCCAATGATATCATCGAGATAGGTATGGACCATTCCGGATGATTTATCATTGAGGAATTTAAGGATTCCAGGTTTTTCTTTGTCGATATAGCCGTAGTTCGTAAATCCGATTGATCCATAGATGTTGACGATGGACAGGGCAATGATTTCATCAACCCCATAAAGGCTTTCATCACTTTCGATGATGGACTGAAGCGGTTCCTCAAGCATCTTTTTCTCCGCCAGAATATCTAATTGTATGCCGGTTAATATGGCATTTTGCACTTCTCTTTTTGATAATACTCGATCTATATTTTCCAAACATTGATCGATTGTTAATGAAGGATGATATTTGACTTGCAGAAAGTATACGAGTTCTGCGATATCTTCTACTTTTACTCCACGGTCCTGTATCCATTGTCTTGCTGTTTTTTCAACAATATCCATCTTCTCTTTTTCTTTCATCCATTTCACCCAATCTTCTTTTTACTATTTTACGCAAACGGTCTTCTGAATGTGTAATGAAAAATGTCAATCATTAAAAAGTGTTTAACTTAGGAACCAAAATATACATAAATGAGCAAACTTGCGATTACGATAGGGTAAGGACTTTTATATATGGGGGAGAAACTGGTGGAAAAATTGATACGGGAACAATATGGACTTAGAGTGGCAGAGACATTCAGAGTAGGTAATTATGATGCTTTCTCATATCATCAGCATGTCTATTTGATGGTCCCGCTGGCACATATAGACGATGAAGAGCTTTATGAACTGTATAATATGAGTCAATTTCTGCTTGAACGCGGGGACCCGTTTGTGGCGGTTTTTTTGTTAACGAAGCAAGGGAATTTATATATAGAATGGGAAAAAAGGAAATATGGAATTCTGAAAACCTCTTATGTTCCAAGTGAGCGGGTGTTTCAGGTGGGCAGAGAACTTGCACGATTTCACCAAAAAGCCAGGAGCTATCCCTATCAGGTGTCAAAGATAAGCAGAATCGGCCAATGGAAGGTGCTTTGGGAAAAGCGCACAGATCAGCTTGAGGGGTTTTGGAGAGGAAAAGTCCGTTCGCAGCCGCTTGATTCTTTTGAAAAAATGTTCGCTGAATCCTTTCCATATTATATGGGCCTTGCCGAAAATGCTATTCAATACTTAGTAGACACAGAACTTGACGATGAGCCTCAGCCCATAGATTCAGCAACTGTCTGTCATCACAGATTCTATTCGGATACATGGAGATCATCAGGACTTGTCAAAATTCCGACTGATTGGGTGTTTGATCACTGCAGCAGAGATATTGCCGAATATTTAAGAAACCAATTTTTTGAACATCCCGATACTCTCCGCCAGGATGGATTTTTACTTTTAGATGAGTATGACCGGACAACGCCGCTCTCGTCTTTTTCATGGAGACTCATTTACAGCCGCCTGCTTCTGCCGATTCATTATTTTGAATGCATTGAAGATTATTATTTATCATCAGAAACAGATAAACCCTATTATGAGGCAAAGCTTTCGGAAATGCTCAAGACTTCCTCCAAATACGAAGGATTCCTGAAATCCTATGCACAATTACTGTCCATGCGGACGAAAAAAATCTATTTGCCTGCTATACATTGGCTTTAGAGCCTGTTCAATCCTCTCACACCTAATGTTAAGATAAAAGAAAAGGGAAAAGGGTGAGAGGATGAAAATACCAAAAATATTCATAACACGAAAATGTCCTGAAGAAAGATTGGAAGCGCTTAAGAATTTAGGTGAAGTGCAGATGTGGGATAAAGAGGATGAGCCATGTCCAAGGGACCTGCTGCTTGAAAAAGCAAAAGAAGCAGATGCGCTCTTGACGATGCTTTCCGACCAGGTTGACGAGGAGCTGCTTAACAAAGCAGAGAACGTAAAAGTCATTTCAAACCTTGCTGTAGGATACGACAATATTAATCTTGACTATGCGAAGCAAAAAAATGTGATCATCACAAACACACCTGATGTTTTAACAGATACAACAGCTGACCTCACATTTGCCCTCATCCTCGCTGCTGCCAGGCGGGTCATTGAAGCGGCAGACTATGTGAAGGGAGGGAAATGGACAAGCTGGAGCCCTCTTTTGCTTGCTGGAGCAGATGTTCATCATAAAACGATTGGGATTGTCGGCATGGGGAAAATAGGCCAGGCTGTGGCAAAACGGGCAAAAGGATTTGACATGAACATTCTATATCATAATCGGTCTAGAGATTACGATGCTGAAAATAAATTGGAGGCAGTTTATAAAAGCCTGGATGAACTGCTGGCACAATCGGATTTTGTAGTCTGCATGACGCCTCTTACGAATGAAACGAAAAAGATGTTCAATGCTGACAGCTTCAGGAAAATGAAATCTTCAGCTATGTTTATTAATTCCTCGCGAGGCGGAACCGTTGTGGAAGAGGATTTGATAAAAGCCCTTGAGGAAGGTGAAATTGCGGGAGCGGGGTTGGATGTATTTGAAAATGAACCAATCAGCCCCGATCATCCGCTGTTAAAGCTTCCAAATACAGTTGCGCTCCCTCATATTGGCAGTGCAACGATTGAAACAAGATACGCTATGATCGATTGTTGTGTTCAGAATATCAAGTCGGTTTTAACAGGGAAGCCTCCCATTACGCCATTAAATTAGATTACTGTTTTAAAGAACGGGGTATAGTGTTCTAAAACGGGAGGTTTCACAATGAACAGTTTTTTAGTGCAGTATACAGATAAAGAAACAATGGAGAGGATCTTTGATGGTCCCATTTTCCCAACGGAGGAAGAAGCCATGCTTGAAAAAGAAAAGCTTGAGCGCAAAGGACACATTGATGTAATAGTAGAAAACGAAAATGATATACAGCTTGACCGCGAATAGAAAAAGACGTGCGATTTACCGCACGTCTTTTTATTTTGCATCAAAATTTTTATAGTTTTAAGCGACTGATCTTAAGAGCTTGGATCCTTGATCAGATCGGATCTGATACATATTTTTATTTTCCAAAAAATATAAACCCAGTATAATCAACGAAGAAAGCGATTACATGATAAATTACTGAAAATTCCTATTGATAAGCAATGGCACACTGTTTATAATGACAATAATAGAAAATGTCTATCATACATATACAAATGTATTTCTAAGAAGGACATCAAGGGAGTGGATAAATTCATGAAAGCAATTCAAGTTGGTTTATTGGGACTAGGTACAGTCGGAACCGGTGTAGTGAAAATTATTAACGATCACCAGGATAAATTGATGCACCAGGTAGGCTGTCCAGTTAAAGTGAAAAAGGTCCTAGTACAGGATATTGATAAAAAAAGACAGGTTGAATTCGGAAAAGAGCTTCTGACGAGAAACGCTGATGAAGTTATCCACGATCCTGATATAGATGTCATTATTGAAGTAATGGGCGGCATCGAGCATACAAAGGAATATATTCTTCAGGCTCTTCAGGCTAAAAAGCATGTAGTTACTGCGAATAAGGATCTTATGGCCGTCTATGGCACGGAGCTTTTAGATGCTGCAACAGAAAATGGCTGTGACCTATTTTATGAAGCAAGTGTTGCCGGCGGAATTCCGATTTTAAGAAGTTTAGTAGATGGACTTGCTTCAGACCGCATCAACAAAATGATGGGAATCGTGAACGGAACAACGAATTTCATCTTAACAAAAATGAGCAAACAGGGAAGTCCGTATGCAGAAGTGCTGAAAGAAGCCCAGGATCTTGGCTATGCTGAGTCGGATCCTACTGCGGACGTAGAAGGCCTGGATGCTGCGCGCAAAATGGCGATTCTCGCACGTCTCGGTTTTTCAATGCACGTAGATTTAGAGGATGTAAGTGTTAAAGGGATCAGTGAAGTAACGGATGAGGACATCAGCTACAGCAAGAGACTTGGGTATACAATGAAGCTGATCGGCATCGCCAACCGCAACCATAATAAAGTCGAAGTCAGTGTACAGCCGACACTGCTGCCCGATTATCATCCATTGGCATCGGTTAACAACGAATATAATGCTGTATATGTGTACGGAGAAGCTGTAGGAGAAACGATGTTCTACGGTCCGGGTGCAGGAAGCCTGCCGACTGCAACAGCTGTTGTTTCTGATCTAGTAGGCGTCATGAAAAATATGAGACTTGGAGTGAATGGACGAAGCGCAGTGCTTCCTCAATTTGAAAAAGCATTGAAGCAGAGCGATGAAATCTATGCCCAGCATTTCCTTCGGATTCATGTGAAAGATCAGGTGGGGGCATTTTCAACAATTACTTCCTTGTTCTCAGAACGCGGGGTCAGCTTTGAGAAAATTCTGCAGCTTCCGCTAAAAAACAGCAATCTGGCAGAAATTGTAATTGTCACGCATCAGGCATCAAACAAAGACTTTGATGAGATTCTTTCAAACCTGCTTGATCTTGAAGTCGTACAGGGCATTAAAAGCTCATATCGCGTAGAAGGGAACGGTTACTCATGATGTGGAAAGGTCTCTTGAATCAATACCGGAATTACTTACCCGTAAATGACAAAACACCTTTACTTACTCTGAACGAGGGAAATACCCCTCTTGTTTTTTTACCAACTCTCTCAGAGCAGTTAGGGCTTGAGCTGTATGCAAAAACAGAAGGCGCCAATCCGACAGGCTCCTTTAAAGACAGAGGAATGGTAATGGCTGTTGCAAAAGCAAAAGAAGAAGGCAGTGATACAGTCATCTGTGCTTCTACGGGAAATACATCCGCTGCAGCAGCTGCCTATGCAGCCAGAGCGAAAATGCGCTGTATTATTGTCATTCCTGACGGGAAGATTGCGTTTGGAAAACTGGCACAGGCAGTGATGTACGGAGCTGAAATCATCGCTATAAAGGGAAATTTCGATCAGGCGCTGACAATGGTCCGCAGCATGTCTGAGAAGCTTCCTATTACTCTTGTAAACTCTGTGAACCCTTACAGGCTTGAAGGGCAAAAAACAGCTGCATTCGAGCTTTGCGACGCATTGGGAGCAGCTCCAGATATTCTGGCAATCCCTGTCGGCAATGCCGGAAACATTTCTGCGTATTGGAAGGGCTTTTTAGAATATGACAGCATTCATCAGACTGGCCTCCCGCAAATGAACGGCTTTGAAGCAGAGGGAGCAGCTGCCATTGTGCGCAATCAAGTAATTGAAAATCCTGAAACGATTGCAACTGCCATTCGGATCGGCAACCCGGCAAGCTGGGACAAAGCTGTTCATGCAGCTGAGCAGTCAAACGGCTTTATTGATGAAGTAACAGACGCGGAGATTATTGAAGCCTATCAGCTTTTAGCAAAGACTGAAGGCATTTTTGCAGAGCCTGCTTCATGCGCTTCCATTGCAGGATTAATAAAGAGCGTGAAGAAGGGCGTTTATCAAAAGGGAGCTAAAGCCGTTGCTGTTTTAACAGGAAATGGATTAAAAGATCCAAACGTAGCTGTTGATCTCTCTGAAATCAAACCAATCGTGCTTCCTAACGATGAACTTGCCGTTATGGAGCAGCTTAAGGGAGTGGGTGCATGGTGAAGGAAGGCGACATGTTAAAGATAAAAGTTCCCGGAAGCACGGCGAACATTGGACCTGGCTTTGATTCTGTCGGTCTTGCTGTAAATCGTTATCTGGAACTGAGGGTTACTCCTGCTGAAACATGGTCTTTTATTCCGTTAAACGAGGAAATGCTCACTATCCCAAGAGATGAAGAAAACCTCATTTATCAAGTTGCAAAAAGAGTGGCATCATCTTATGAATCTTTCCTGCCCGGCTGTACAGTTGAGGTATGGAGCGATATTCCTATGGCACGGGGGTTAGGGAGCAGTGCAGCTGCTATCGTGGCGGGAGTGGAGCTTGCAAATGAATTATGCTCTTTAAAGTTAAGCATGAAAGAAAAGCTGCATCTGGCCAGTATTATTGAGGGCCACCCGGATAATGCAGGAGCATCTTTGTACGGAGGATTAGTAGTGGGGCTTCATCAGGAGCAAGAAACAGAATTGGTAGCCGTTCATGAAGTCGACGTAGATCTAGTTGCAGTTGTTCCTCCATACAAGCTGTATACAAAAGATGCCCGCGACGTCCTTCCCGGTTATTTGGAATACAGCGGGGCAGTAGAGGCAAGCGCAGTCAGCAATGTTTTGGTAGCAGCTGTTCTGTCAAACAACTGGCCGCTTGCAGGGAAAATGATGCAAAAAGATTTATTTCACCAGCCGTATCGCGGTACTTTGATTAAGGAGCTTTCGAAAGTACAGAAAGCAGCTATGGATGCAGGTGCATATGGCGCGGCTCTCAGCGGTGCTGGGCCTACTGTCTTGGCATTTACGGCTAAAGGGAAAGGGAAAACACTCGCTAAACTGCTTAAAGCGCAATTTCCTAAATGTGAAGTTGAAGAGCTGACACCAGTATTAGAGGGATCAAAGGTTTATTATGAAGCCCGTTCTGGACAAGTTCGGGATTCGATTGGATAGGGCATTCTCTTGTGAGGATGCTTTTTTTGTTTTGAGAGGCTGATCAGCCTGAGTTTTGGATGTTTCTGTTCAATTTCAAAATTTATCTATTTTAAGCCGCTTCAGAAGGAAATTTATTTAGCTTGTCGAAATAAATAGAATAACGGAAAAAATTCAAGGGAAAGTATGGTGTTGATCAAAATGGAAAGTGTAAAGCAAAAGAGAGGGATGACAGCTGAAGACTTATACAAGCTGAAGTCAGTCAACGATCCTCAAGTTTCACCGTGCGGTACAAAAGCCGTTTACGTTCAAACGTCAATTCACGAAGAAAAACATCAATACATATCAAATCTATTTTTAACAGACTTAGAAAAGAATATTTCCAGTCAATGGACATATGGTGAAGGTAAAAATATTTCTCCGAGATGGTCTCCTGATGGCAGCCGCCTTGCTTTTATATCAGATCGGAGTGGAAAGAATCAGCTGTTTCTCATGTCAGCATCTGGCGGGGAGGCTAAAGCACTCACAAGAGAACATTTATCTGTCTCACAGCCTGTCTGGAGTCCCGATGGCAAGAAAATACTTGCAGCTATTACTTTGGCGCCAGAGGACAAATTAGACAAAGAGGATAGGGATGAGAAAAAGCTGCCAGAGCCGCTCGTAGTTGAGGATATGAGGTACAAGTCTGATGCAGCCGGTTTTGTAAAGAACCGTAAAAGGCAGCTTGCGATTGTGGATGTGAAAACAGGGGAGCTTGAACTTATCGGTTCAAGAGAATTTGATTATAACGATGGAGCCTGGTCCCCGGATGGGAAAGCGATTGCGTTTACTTCGAATATGACGGACGATCCTGATCAAACTTTAATCTCAGACGTTTTTATTCTATCTTTAGAAACTAATGAGCAGCAGCAGCTGACAAACAGCAATGGTTTCTTTGGCAATCTATCCTGGTCGCCGGATGGAAGCTATCTATCTTTTCTTGGTCATGAAAAAGAATTCCAAAGTGCGACTTTCTCAAAAATTTGGCTTTACAGAATGGAAACAGAAGAGTTATCGTGCTATTCAGCTGACTGGGACGTTCACATCAGTGATGCCGTTGTAGCGGATTTTATATCTGGAAGTGTGAATCCAGGTCTTATTTGGACAGAGGACAGCCAGGGGTTTTACTTTATTTTAACCGATCAGGGCAATACGGGTGTCTATTATGGATCGCTTGAAGGACAGACCTTGCCGGTAAGGTTTGAACAGGAGCATGTGTACGAGTTATCGGTTCACCCTGGCAGTCATACTGCAGTTCTTGGAATCAGTTGTCCTGATCATCCTGGTGACCTGTATTTCTTTGATTTCAGCACAGGGGAAAATCGTCAGCTTACAAATGTAAATGATGAATTTTTACAGGAAATCGAGCTCGCTGTACCTGAAGCAATTAAGTGGAATGCAGAAGATGGACTTGAGCTTCACGGGTGGATCATGAAGCCGGTTGGATTTAAGGAAAGCGAAAAATACCCGCTCGTTCTTGAAATACATGGCGGTCCGCACGCCATGTATGCCAACACTTATTTCCATGAGTTTCAGATGCTTGCATCAAGCGGGAAAGCCGTCCTCTATACAAATCCGCGGGGAAGCCATGGATATGGACAGCATTTTGTTGATCAGGTGCGCGGTGATTATGGAGGAAGCGACTATACCGATTTAATGAGTGCGGTGGATTATGCTCTTGAAAGCTATGATTATATTGATAAAGATCGATTAGGTGTAACTGGAGGCAGCTATGGCGGGTTTATGACAAACTGGATTGTCGGTCATACAAACCGGTTTAAAGCAGCTGTTACACAGCGTTCAATCAGCAACTGGATCAGCTTCTACGGAGTGAGTGATATCGGCTATTACTTTACAGAGTGGGAAATCGGCGGCAATCTGATCGATGATTTTGATAAACTGTGGCAGCACTCGCCGTTAAAATATGTCACAAACGTAGAAACGCCTCTATTGATTCTTCATGGCGAAAAAGACTACCGCTGTCCTGTAGAGCAGGCTGAGCAGCTTTATATCGCTTTAAAGCGCCTGAAAAAAGAAACAAAACTCGTGCGCTTTCCAGAGGCGAATCATGAATTATCCAGAAGCGGGCATCCTAAGCTTAGGATCGACCGGTTAAATCATATAAAAAATTGGTTCAGCGAATATTTATAAACATAAAAAAAGATGGTGAGCGGGCTCACCATCTTTTCATTTTGCATTAGAATACTTGTTCTACCTCTACAACACCCGGTACTTCTTCAAGAAGAGCGCGTTCAATCCCTGCTTTAAGTGTGATTGTTGAACTT
Proteins encoded in this region:
- a CDS encoding phosphatidylglycerophosphatase A → MKEKEKMDIVEKTARQWIQDRGVKVEDIAELVYFLQVKYHPSLTIDQCLENIDRVLSKREVQNAILTGIQLDILAEKKMLEEPLQSIIESDESLYGVDEIIALSIVNIYGSIGFTNYGYIDKEKPGILKFLNDKSSGMVHTYLDDIIGAIAAAASSRLAHRAKNTE
- the yutH gene encoding spore coat putative kinase YutH is translated as MVEKLIREQYGLRVAETFRVGNYDAFSYHQHVYLMVPLAHIDDEELYELYNMSQFLLERGDPFVAVFLLTKQGNLYIEWEKRKYGILKTSYVPSERVFQVGRELARFHQKARSYPYQVSKISRIGQWKVLWEKRTDQLEGFWRGKVRSQPLDSFEKMFAESFPYYMGLAENAIQYLVDTELDDEPQPIDSATVCHHRFYSDTWRSSGLVKIPTDWVFDHCSRDIAEYLRNQFFEHPDTLRQDGFLLLDEYDRTTPLSSFSWRLIYSRLLLPIHYFECIEDYYLSSETDKPYYEAKLSEMLKTSSKYEGFLKSYAQLLSMRTKKIYLPAIHWL
- a CDS encoding D-glycerate dehydrogenase encodes the protein MKIPKIFITRKCPEERLEALKNLGEVQMWDKEDEPCPRDLLLEKAKEADALLTMLSDQVDEELLNKAENVKVISNLAVGYDNINLDYAKQKNVIITNTPDVLTDTTADLTFALILAAARRVIEAADYVKGGKWTSWSPLLLAGADVHHKTIGIVGMGKIGQAVAKRAKGFDMNILYHNRSRDYDAENKLEAVYKSLDELLAQSDFVVCMTPLTNETKKMFNADSFRKMKSSAMFINSSRGGTVVEEDLIKALEEGEIAGAGLDVFENEPISPDHPLLKLPNTVALPHIGSATIETRYAMIDCCVQNIKSVLTGKPPITPLN
- a CDS encoding homoserine dehydrogenase, encoding MKAIQVGLLGLGTVGTGVVKIINDHQDKLMHQVGCPVKVKKVLVQDIDKKRQVEFGKELLTRNADEVIHDPDIDVIIEVMGGIEHTKEYILQALQAKKHVVTANKDLMAVYGTELLDAATENGCDLFYEASVAGGIPILRSLVDGLASDRINKMMGIVNGTTNFILTKMSKQGSPYAEVLKEAQDLGYAESDPTADVEGLDAARKMAILARLGFSMHVDLEDVSVKGISEVTDEDISYSKRLGYTMKLIGIANRNHNKVEVSVQPTLLPDYHPLASVNNEYNAVYVYGEAVGETMFYGPGAGSLPTATAVVSDLVGVMKNMRLGVNGRSAVLPQFEKALKQSDEIYAQHFLRIHVKDQVGAFSTITSLFSERGVSFEKILQLPLKNSNLAEIVIVTHQASNKDFDEILSNLLDLEVVQGIKSSYRVEGNGYS
- the thrC gene encoding threonine synthase — protein: MWKGLLNQYRNYLPVNDKTPLLTLNEGNTPLVFLPTLSEQLGLELYAKTEGANPTGSFKDRGMVMAVAKAKEEGSDTVICASTGNTSAAAAAYAARAKMRCIIVIPDGKIAFGKLAQAVMYGAEIIAIKGNFDQALTMVRSMSEKLPITLVNSVNPYRLEGQKTAAFELCDALGAAPDILAIPVGNAGNISAYWKGFLEYDSIHQTGLPQMNGFEAEGAAAIVRNQVIENPETIATAIRIGNPASWDKAVHAAEQSNGFIDEVTDAEIIEAYQLLAKTEGIFAEPASCASIAGLIKSVKKGVYQKGAKAVAVLTGNGLKDPNVAVDLSEIKPIVLPNDELAVMEQLKGVGAW
- the thrB gene encoding homoserine kinase — protein: MKEGDMLKIKVPGSTANIGPGFDSVGLAVNRYLELRVTPAETWSFIPLNEEMLTIPRDEENLIYQVAKRVASSYESFLPGCTVEVWSDIPMARGLGSSAAAIVAGVELANELCSLKLSMKEKLHLASIIEGHPDNAGASLYGGLVVGLHQEQETELVAVHEVDVDLVAVVPPYKLYTKDARDVLPGYLEYSGAVEASAVSNVLVAAVLSNNWPLAGKMMQKDLFHQPYRGTLIKELSKVQKAAMDAGAYGAALSGAGPTVLAFTAKGKGKTLAKLLKAQFPKCEVEELTPVLEGSKVYYEARSGQVRDSIG
- a CDS encoding S9 family peptidase, producing the protein MESVKQKRGMTAEDLYKLKSVNDPQVSPCGTKAVYVQTSIHEEKHQYISNLFLTDLEKNISSQWTYGEGKNISPRWSPDGSRLAFISDRSGKNQLFLMSASGGEAKALTREHLSVSQPVWSPDGKKILAAITLAPEDKLDKEDRDEKKLPEPLVVEDMRYKSDAAGFVKNRKRQLAIVDVKTGELELIGSREFDYNDGAWSPDGKAIAFTSNMTDDPDQTLISDVFILSLETNEQQQLTNSNGFFGNLSWSPDGSYLSFLGHEKEFQSATFSKIWLYRMETEELSCYSADWDVHISDAVVADFISGSVNPGLIWTEDSQGFYFILTDQGNTGVYYGSLEGQTLPVRFEQEHVYELSVHPGSHTAVLGISCPDHPGDLYFFDFSTGENRQLTNVNDEFLQEIELAVPEAIKWNAEDGLELHGWIMKPVGFKESEKYPLVLEIHGGPHAMYANTYFHEFQMLASSGKAVLYTNPRGSHGYGQHFVDQVRGDYGGSDYTDLMSAVDYALESYDYIDKDRLGVTGGSYGGFMTNWIVGHTNRFKAAVTQRSISNWISFYGVSDIGYYFTEWEIGGNLIDDFDKLWQHSPLKYVTNVETPLLILHGEKDYRCPVEQAEQLYIALKRLKKETKLVRFPEANHELSRSGHPKLRIDRLNHIKNWFSEYL